From one Solanum stenotomum isolate F172 chromosome 12, ASM1918654v1, whole genome shotgun sequence genomic stretch:
- the LOC125849071 gene encoding uncharacterized protein LOC125849071 has translation MASSTINRWLRPEVYPLFAAVGVAVGICGMQLVRNICTNPEVRVTKENRAAGVLDNFSEGEKYSEHALRKFVRNKSPEIMPSINGFFSDPN, from the exons ATGGCTTCTTCCACCATTAATCGATGGCTGAGGCCCGAG GTGTATCCACTTTTTGCAGCCGTAGGCGTTGCTGTAGGGATCTGTGGAATGCAATTGGTTCGTAATATATGCACCAACCCCGAAGTCAG GGTGACGAAGGAAAACAGGGCAGCAGGAGTGCTGGATAATTTTTCAGAAGGGGAGAAATATTCAGAGCATGCTCTAAGGAAGTTTGTTCGAAACAAGTCTCCGGAGATTATGCCATCAATCAACGGCTTCTTCAGCGATCCAAACTAA